A genomic segment from Pollutimonas thiosulfatoxidans encodes:
- a CDS encoding LysR family transcriptional regulator yields MDRFQAMQVFTRVVDANSFTMAAETLGLPRATVTTTIQNLERFLKTRLLNRTTRRLSLTPDGAAYYERCVQILGEVEEAEAAFHDVARGPRGRLRIDTPPSLGRLILIPALCDFHQRYPDIELAIGLSDRPVDMVQEAVDCVIRVGELQDSTMVAKRIGNFEGITCVSPAYVERHGMPTSLEDLHKHHAVQYFSARTGRNVNWTFTVDGKPTEVVMKGSVSVNDAEAYVMCGLKGFGMIQPPRYMVASLLASGQLKEVLTPWTPPPMPISVVYLQNRHLSAKVRVFVDWISELFQSCPLMDHSKVCQPYTRDCVFGAKPPAGNTLRDLIEESNREESMA; encoded by the coding sequence ATGGATCGCTTCCAAGCCATGCAGGTGTTCACACGGGTGGTAGACGCCAATAGCTTTACGATGGCAGCCGAAACCCTGGGTCTGCCACGCGCTACCGTCACTACCACTATTCAGAATCTGGAACGCTTCCTCAAAACGCGATTGCTGAACCGCACGACGCGCCGGCTGAGCCTGACACCGGATGGGGCCGCCTATTACGAGCGTTGCGTCCAGATATTGGGAGAAGTCGAAGAGGCGGAGGCAGCCTTTCACGACGTCGCACGTGGCCCGCGCGGCCGCTTGCGCATCGATACGCCGCCGTCCTTGGGCCGCCTTATCCTGATCCCGGCACTATGCGATTTTCATCAACGCTATCCCGACATCGAACTGGCTATCGGGCTTAGCGACAGACCGGTCGACATGGTGCAAGAAGCGGTGGACTGCGTCATACGAGTGGGTGAACTGCAAGACTCCACCATGGTGGCCAAGCGTATCGGCAACTTCGAAGGCATCACCTGCGTCTCGCCGGCTTACGTCGAACGCCACGGCATGCCGACAAGTCTGGAAGACCTGCACAAGCACCACGCGGTGCAGTATTTTTCCGCGCGCACCGGACGCAACGTCAACTGGACCTTCACGGTGGACGGCAAGCCCACCGAGGTCGTCATGAAAGGCTCCGTATCGGTCAACGACGCAGAGGCTTATGTCATGTGCGGTCTGAAGGGCTTTGGCATGATCCAACCGCCCCGGTATATGGTCGCGTCCTTGCTGGCTTCGGGTCAGTTAAAAGAAGTGCTTACGCCCTGGACTCCTCCGCCCATGCCGATATCCGTGGTCTATCTGCAAAACCGTCATCTGTCGGCAAAGGTGCGTGTTTTTGTGGATTGGATCAGCGAACTCTTCCAGTCTTGCCCGCTCATGGACCACTCCAAGGTTTGTCAGCCGTATACCCGCGACTGCGTGTTCGGCGCCAAGCCTCCCGCGGGCAATACCTTGCGCGACCTCATCGAAGAAAGCAACCGCGAAGAAAGCATGGCATAA